A window from Pagrus major chromosome 4, Pma_NU_1.0 encodes these proteins:
- the rxfp3.3a2 gene encoding relaxin-3 receptor 1 — protein MEELFNHSAASNRSSPGDEKFSFEDIDVSADGAFILRILISVVYSVVCAVGLVGNLLVFFLMRIRQGRKRSTINFFIINLAVTDFQFVLTLPFWAVDTALDFSWPFGDAMCKIILSVTVMNMYASVFFLTAMSVTRYLSVASALKKKACRRSRCVKWVCAVLWVAATVATAPTTIFSTVTVVAGEKLCLLRFPEGHDWLALYHIQKILIAFIIPMLIVCVNYLMLLRFVRRRSMGGSNPKRRSRVTKSVAIVVLSFFFCWMPNHAITFWGVLVKFNAVNWDKSYYMVHTYVFPVTVCLAHANSCLNPALYCLMRPEIRKMLSGLFWRVSTPSTTKGCATRSFTHGETQAVVPLQIMDTGEYTLSIIDRKGLSSSKMIPYTR, from the coding sequence ATGGAGGAATTATTTAACCACAGCGCAGCGTCGAACCGAAGTTCACCTGGTGATGAGAAATTCAGTTTCGAAGACATCGATGTGAGCGCGGACGGTGCCTTCATCCTGAGGATCCTCATCTCCGTGGTGTACTCTGTAGTTTGCGCAGTGGGTCTGGTGGGAAACCTGCTCGTGTTTTTCCTCATGAGAATACGACAAGGTCGAAAGAGGTCCACCATCAATTTTTTCATCATCAACTTGGCAGTGACGGACTTCCAGTTCGTGCTCACCCTGCCTTTCTGGGCAGTGGACACCGCGCTGGACTTCAGCTGGCCGTTTGGAGACGCCATGTGCAAAATCATCCTGTCGGTCACCGTGATGAACATGTACGCCAGCGTGTTTTTCCTCACCGCCATGAGTGTGACCCGCTACCTGTCTGTCGCCTCGGCCCTGAAGAAGAAAGCGTGCCGGAGGTCGCGGTGTGTGAAGTGGGTGTGCGCGGTGCTGTGGGTGGCGGCGACGGTGGCCACAGCTCCGACAACTATCTTCTCCACCGTGACTGTGGTCGCTGGAGAAAAACTCTGTCTCCTCAGGTTCCCTGAAGGGCACGACTGGCTCGCCCTCTATCACATCCAGAAAATACTCATCGCCTTCATCATCCCCATGCTCATAGTGTGTGTGAATTATCTGATGCTCCTGCGCTTCGTGAGACGGAGGAGCATGGGCGGCAGCAACCCCAAACGGAGATCCAGAGTCACCAAATCTGTCGCTATAGTggttttgtctttcttcttctgctggaTGCCAAATCACGCCATCACCTTCTGGGGTGTCCTGGTCAAATTCAACGCAGTCAACTGGGATAAATCTTACTACATGGTGCACACCTACGTGTTCCCGGTTACCGTGTGCCTGGCGCACGCGAACAGCTGCCTGAACCCGGCGCTTTATTGCTTGATGAGGCCAGAGATCAGGAAGATGCTCAGCGGATTGTTTTGGAGAGTCTCCACTCCATCCACCACCAAGGGCTGCGCGACGCGCTCTTTTACGCACGGAGAAACGCAGGCAGTCGTACCTCTCCAGATTATGGACACTGGAGAGTACACGCTGTCTATCATAGACCGTAAAGGCTTATCAAGCTCCAAAATGATCCCATACACCCGATAA